In one window of Haloarcula halophila DNA:
- a CDS encoding recombinase family protein, which translates to MPKIGIYARVSTTDQDPQRQLDELREFAEDRYDEPEIHAYADLISGTETDRGEEYQRLRADIKNGALDIVVVHELSRLSRLGGGEIHEFLEFCLSHETSVQDMEVGLEISLEDDLVDRAVSQLIAGVMGDLARVEHKQKLRRIQSGIDAAKEAGRWTGRPPAGFDVEDGYLQVNADQFLTIRRALERVEQGYTYAEAADGTPVAESTLRALEDDRRDLYFYAEAEDERLQAAAQELEPLGKPDIPDDTDLPEQDIRTIVRDEIHRHQQ; encoded by the coding sequence ATGCCCAAAATCGGCATCTATGCCCGTGTCTCGACAACAGACCAAGACCCGCAACGACAGCTCGACGAACTCCGGGAGTTTGCCGAAGACAGGTATGATGAGCCAGAAATTCACGCCTACGCGGATCTCATCAGCGGGACCGAAACTGACCGCGGTGAAGAGTACCAGCGACTCCGAGCAGATATCAAAAACGGGGCCCTGGACATCGTCGTTGTCCACGAACTCTCACGTCTTTCTCGACTCGGTGGCGGCGAAATCCACGAGTTCCTGGAGTTCTGTCTCAGTCACGAAACTAGCGTTCAGGATATGGAAGTCGGGCTGGAAATTAGCCTTGAGGATGACCTCGTCGACAGAGCAGTGAGTCAGCTTATCGCCGGTGTGATGGGTGACCTCGCCCGGGTTGAGCACAAACAGAAGCTCCGCCGGATTCAATCAGGTATTGACGCTGCAAAAGAGGCCGGGCGATGGACTGGCCGGCCGCCAGCCGGGTTTGATGTCGAAGACGGCTATCTCCAGGTCAACGCCGACCAGTTCCTTACTATTCGTCGCGCGCTCGAACGCGTTGAGCAAGGCTATACCTATGCTGAAGCAGCTGATGGAACGCCTGTTGCTGAATCAACGTTGAGGGCCCTCGAAGACGACCGTCGCGACCTCTATTTCTACGCTGAAGCTGAAGATGAGCGGCTCCAAGCTGCCGCTCAAGAGCTTGAACCACTTGGGAAACCGGATATTCCCGATGACACAGACCTCCCGGAGCAGGACATCAGGACTATCGTTCGCGATGAAATCCACCGACACCAGCAATAG
- a CDS encoding DUF7437 domain-containing protein, protein MSKAAGDPERAINGLMSIAQLLEEPRLARLYTFVLRDGEATIDDIVATLDMPRTTAYSDMGTLVDLGVVTRDETQKTHTYSAVPITLTADLDGDEYTVTPTLIEAVGRSPQDQDLDLLLEKYGLGKLAAALMYAIPYVGGGMSERVAARELDLQYAFAVAVLHALRDVVQDMESADPYFDDIRNARDQEPSAED, encoded by the coding sequence ATGTCGAAAGCTGCGGGCGATCCGGAACGGGCTATAAATGGTCTCATGTCGATCGCACAGCTGCTGGAAGAACCACGGCTGGCCCGTCTCTACACGTTCGTCCTTCGCGATGGAGAGGCCACTATCGACGATATCGTTGCGACGCTGGATATGCCTCGGACGACGGCGTATTCGGATATGGGGACACTCGTCGACCTCGGTGTAGTCACCCGAGACGAGACTCAGAAGACGCACACGTATTCTGCAGTCCCGATTACGCTTACTGCGGATCTCGACGGTGACGAATACACTGTCACTCCAACCCTTATCGAGGCTGTTGGCCGCTCACCGCAGGACCAGGATCTCGATCTTCTCTTGGAAAAATATGGGCTTGGGAAGCTTGCTGCTGCCCTCATGTATGCAATCCCGTATGTCGGTGGTGGGATGTCTGAGCGGGTCGCTGCCCGCGAGCTCGATCTCCAATACGCCTTCGCGGTTGCCGTGTTGCATGCACTCCGAGATGTCGTTCAGGATATGGAATCCGCTGACCCCTACTTCGACGATATCCGAAACGCCCGTGATCAGGAACCGTCAGCGGAGGATTGA
- a CDS encoding orc1/cdc6 family replication initiation protein produces MDSNEGSETVHSVFESVDEGGCGIFEQREILQIDYVPSEKRIVGRDEQIEKVAGEIGPIVVGQPPNSIIIYGKTGCGKSLVAKHVSKIAQEEAENRDVRLATGYVNCQQAKGNSDALSKYGREINPPESGIKFPARGISENEYFERVWSVLNEFYDAAIIVLDEVDKLNNDDLLMALSRAGEDGSVDVPIGVIAVSNKINYRDNMSERTKSSFGHNEFIFEPYDAAQIREILQNRTDAFAKGVLDDGVIPRAAALSAKEHGDARKAMRLLRYAGDQANKENADRVKESHLSDARASAEVDRLLELISGLPPHSKHVLVALANLTKNQPDREWFRTMRIRETYLDVCDQIGTDPLSAERTRQLLNELCFLEIAGSRRGTGEGKGHYSQYTLLWDADVVLTLDS; encoded by the coding sequence ATGGATAGCAACGAGGGGTCAGAGACGGTTCACAGTGTCTTTGAGAGTGTTGATGAGGGGGGTTGTGGGATCTTCGAGCAACGGGAAATTCTTCAAATCGACTATGTCCCCAGTGAGAAGCGAATAGTCGGTCGCGATGAGCAGATCGAGAAGGTTGCTGGTGAAATCGGACCAATCGTCGTTGGGCAGCCGCCAAATTCTATCATCATCTACGGAAAAACGGGCTGTGGAAAGTCACTCGTCGCAAAGCACGTTTCCAAAATCGCTCAAGAAGAAGCCGAGAACCGAGATGTGAGACTTGCTACGGGGTATGTTAATTGCCAGCAGGCGAAGGGAAATTCCGACGCTCTGAGCAAGTACGGTCGTGAGATTAACCCACCAGAAAGTGGCATTAAGTTCCCAGCACGGGGGATTTCGGAGAACGAGTATTTTGAGCGGGTCTGGTCGGTCCTGAACGAGTTTTACGACGCCGCCATCATCGTTCTAGATGAAGTTGATAAGCTCAATAACGACGACTTGTTGATGGCACTTTCCCGAGCAGGGGAGGATGGAAGTGTTGATGTTCCGATTGGGGTGATTGCGGTGTCGAACAAAATCAATTACCGGGACAATATGAGTGAACGCACAAAGAGCTCGTTCGGACACAACGAGTTCATCTTTGAACCCTATGATGCAGCTCAAATCCGAGAAATCCTTCAGAATCGGACTGATGCCTTTGCTAAGGGAGTTCTCGATGACGGGGTGATTCCTCGTGCTGCCGCACTGAGTGCAAAGGAACACGGTGACGCACGAAAGGCAATGCGCCTTCTCCGGTACGCTGGTGACCAAGCGAACAAAGAGAATGCCGACCGGGTGAAAGAATCTCACCTCTCTGACGCTCGGGCTTCAGCGGAAGTTGATCGACTGCTTGAACTCATTTCGGGGCTCCCGCCCCACAGCAAGCACGTCCTGGTAGCGCTCGCGAACCTCACTAAAAACCAACCGGACCGGGAATGGTTCCGGACGATGCGAATACGCGAGACGTATCTTGATGTTTGCGATCAGATCGGGACCGACCCGCTATCAGCTGAGCGGACGCGGCAACTACTCAACGAACTTTGCTTCTTAGAGATTGCCGGGAGTCGACGAGGTACCGGGGAGGGGAAGGGGCATTACAGTCAGTACACTCTCCTTTGGGACGCAGATGTTGTCCTCACTCTCGACAGCTGA
- a CDS encoding DUF7509 family protein has product MRQRIIDNLPRAAGDSDALAPVRREQFLVYLMGPYRTFDVDALLPADADVETDAPSFATWDKTSGEYAEDEVLRLLQETRDCLRDRGFNAFLAIDVGIPLDEMDAATQSIAFAQASNATIFIAPQVGDNLGVGIEIGSVLEDILSTVGMQGPAADATPPARARRVMVATEPSVRSAMLGAVHARWDASVRTFTDAADCCRLCAQFCTHIQNEELYGSLTRLD; this is encoded by the coding sequence ATGCGGCAACGGATTATCGACAATCTCCCCCGTGCCGCTGGTGATTCAGATGCGCTCGCTCCAGTCCGGCGGGAACAGTTTCTCGTCTATCTGATGGGACCGTACCGGACATTCGACGTCGACGCACTGTTGCCGGCGGACGCCGATGTCGAAACCGATGCCCCGTCGTTTGCGACGTGGGACAAGACCAGCGGCGAGTACGCCGAAGACGAGGTGTTGCGGCTCCTGCAGGAGACGCGGGACTGCCTCCGCGACCGCGGATTTAATGCTTTTCTCGCAATCGACGTCGGGATTCCGCTCGACGAGATGGATGCCGCCACACAGAGTATCGCCTTTGCGCAAGCGAGTAATGCAACGATCTTCATCGCTCCACAGGTCGGCGACAACCTCGGTGTCGGGATCGAGATCGGGAGCGTCCTCGAGGATATTCTGTCGACAGTTGGAATGCAGGGACCGGCAGCCGATGCAACGCCGCCCGCGCGTGCGCGACGGGTTATGGTCGCGACCGAACCATCGGTTCGAAGTGCGATGCTTGGCGCCGTCCACGCGCGCTGGGACGCCAGTGTCCGGACCTTCACCGATGCCGCGGACTGCTGTCGGCTCTGCGCACAGTTCTGTACTCACATTCAAAACGAAGAACTCTATGGCTCGCTCACCCGTCTAGACTGA
- a CDS encoding winged helix-turn-helix domain-containing protein yields MSETDRHPIEGVRQPDPPLPEDSGLTLEEYLAMQQAIGHPTRFRILRTLVANDELSAADLKTAVDVESHNFHYHLDELVDVGLVDKRQRRTADSQGFYTYYRPTAMGRGILEHGVEELISREREFNDAYS; encoded by the coding sequence ATGTCCGAAACCGATCGCCATCCAATAGAGGGGGTTCGTCAGCCGGACCCGCCGCTTCCCGAGGATAGCGGGCTGACGCTTGAGGAGTATCTCGCTATGCAACAGGCGATCGGCCACCCGACGCGGTTCCGGATCCTCCGCACGCTCGTCGCCAACGACGAACTGAGTGCTGCCGACCTCAAGACTGCGGTCGATGTTGAATCCCACAATTTCCACTACCATCTCGACGAACTCGTCGATGTCGGGCTCGTCGACAAGCGCCAGCGACGGACCGCTGACAGCCAGGGTTTTTATACATACTATCGGCCGACGGCAATGGGCCGCGGTATTCTTGAGCACGGTGTCGAAGAGCTGATAAGCCGTGAACGGGAGTTTAATGACGCTTATTCGTAG
- a CDS encoding transposase — protein MSTQALPPVDTVENVFNLLETEITLLGEHLDSSFLEQFEGFAPAARGRTPDFDPYGLFLTHLYCFHNDIYGQRAVYRALQDETVWRQCGFPHAPSRDPIKRFRSDFSMTAEAIFNHLVEQAARRGLLSPTFRIDSTEVRATPRDDSDGAWNYDPTTDENYFGYGCTLVTTANNVPVAAAFTDGEQVDEETAMRVTRDALAVEKPLWMIGASAFDILNWHDLLLEEQVVPVAPYNHRNTDDPLDIEYRVEDRVTNHFDDIGVSQTQLNETYADRSQVENTINVCKEGGLGRVPARDRAMAKAHVFLSVCLRLVVAITNYERGGDPSSPNLAL, from the coding sequence ATGTCGACACAAGCCCTGCCACCAGTAGATACGGTTGAGAACGTCTTCAATCTCTTGGAGACGGAGATCACACTGTTAGGTGAGCATCTTGATTCGTCGTTCCTTGAGCAATTCGAGGGGTTCGCCCCCGCGGCTCGGGGGCGAACACCGGATTTCGACCCGTATGGACTGTTTCTGACCCATCTGTACTGCTTCCACAACGATATCTACGGTCAACGAGCGGTCTATCGTGCCCTCCAAGACGAAACCGTCTGGCGGCAGTGTGGCTTTCCACATGCCCCGTCGCGTGACCCGATCAAACGCTTCAGAAGCGACTTTAGCATGACTGCTGAGGCGATTTTTAATCATCTGGTCGAGCAGGCCGCCCGGCGCGGCCTGCTCTCCCCGACGTTCCGGATCGACTCGACGGAAGTACGGGCGACACCCCGAGATGACTCCGACGGGGCGTGGAACTACGATCCAACAACCGATGAGAACTACTTTGGCTACGGCTGTACACTGGTCACGACTGCGAACAATGTCCCGGTTGCTGCAGCGTTCACAGACGGCGAGCAGGTTGATGAGGAGACGGCGATGCGCGTCACGCGTGACGCGCTCGCCGTCGAGAAACCGCTGTGGATGATCGGTGCTTCAGCGTTCGACATCTTGAACTGGCACGACCTGCTGCTGGAGGAGCAGGTCGTGCCAGTGGCTCCGTACAATCACCGGAACACGGACGATCCCCTCGATATCGAGTACCGGGTTGAAGACCGCGTCACGAACCACTTCGACGACATCGGTGTGTCGCAGACACAGCTCAACGAGACCTACGCTGACAGGTCACAGGTCGAGAACACGATCAACGTCTGCAAGGAGGGCGGTCTCGGGCGCGTTCCCGCCCGAGACCGCGCCATGGCGAAGGCACACGTGTTCTTATCGGTGTGTCTTCGGCTTGTCGTAGCGATCACGAATTACGAACGAGGAGGTGATCCGAGCAGTCCGAACTTAGCGCTATGA
- a CDS encoding carbohydrate ABC transporter permease: MSFADTAKDLIDVRVDVQTLYEVGVYVVLYGLALLWFIPLLRMFALSVTPSTQLFGFQWVPTRVTLAFWIETITTSDLLGRWILNTFIIASTTTALIVVVDSMVAFSLTRLEWPGRKAILGIIIASFMVPPQINVIPLFTLINRLGWVNSYQALVFPFVAGPLGVFLLVQFFRDIPEDLEESARLDGFSTFRIYAQIILPLSLPVITALALFVFVWSWNQYLWPLIVLQNEAAYTLPVGATTLQSVYAQESNRLMANLALISLPLFIVFLLFQDKLISSVQMQAGTG; the protein is encoded by the coding sequence ATGTCGTTTGCCGACACGGCCAAAGACCTGATCGACGTCCGGGTGGACGTTCAGACCCTCTACGAGGTCGGCGTCTACGTGGTCCTGTACGGCCTGGCGCTGCTGTGGTTCATCCCTCTGCTCCGGATGTTCGCGCTGTCAGTGACCCCCTCGACACAACTGTTCGGCTTCCAGTGGGTCCCCACCCGGGTGACGCTCGCGTTCTGGATCGAGACGATCACCACGAGCGACCTGCTCGGACGCTGGATCCTCAACACGTTCATCATCGCCAGCACCACGACCGCTCTCATCGTCGTGGTCGACTCCATGGTGGCGTTCTCGCTGACGCGCCTAGAGTGGCCGGGACGCAAGGCCATTCTGGGGATCATCATCGCGTCATTCATGGTTCCGCCCCAGATCAACGTTATCCCGCTATTCACGCTGATCAATCGCCTAGGGTGGGTCAACAGCTACCAGGCCCTTGTTTTTCCGTTCGTCGCCGGGCCACTCGGGGTGTTCCTGCTAGTGCAGTTCTTCCGGGACATCCCCGAGGATCTTGAGGAGTCAGCTCGCCTGGACGGCTTCTCGACGTTCCGCATCTACGCCCAAATCATCCTTCCGCTGTCGCTGCCGGTGATCACGGCCCTGGCGCTGTTCGTGTTCGTCTGGAGCTGGAACCAGTATCTCTGGCCGCTGATCGTTCTGCAGAACGAGGCGGCGTACACCCTGCCCGTGGGCGCGACCACACTGCAGAGCGTCTACGCTCAGGAATCTAACCGCTTGATGGCGAACCTGGCGCTCATCTCGCTGCCGCTGTTCATCGTGTTCCTACTGTTCCAGGACAAGCTCATCTCTAGCGTGCAGATGCAGGCAGGGACGGGATAG
- a CDS encoding carbohydrate ABC transporter permease, with protein MSVESDTGPAFAADLRQWIDRETLEAYAFALPYLAIFAVFLVYPLLKGLYMSFFEWNLLNPAQSEFVGLQNYATLLQDPMFWQALKNTTWFVVLTVPLLLLVSLAMALGINRGVKGTKVLKFFYFVPYVMTVSIVGFLWLQLYSANGAFTHHVGWLVGNVLGQEAFAMPALALVTVWWQAGFYFAILLAGRQGVSERLYEAAQLDGAGPLRQFKDVTLPQMRNSIMFVLIAGTVFQFRVFGQVQTMTTGGPNGSTNTLVYYLYQLGFQTFDLGYGAAVGYVILIILVGVSIINYYLVGQGVEG; from the coding sequence ATGTCGGTGGAATCGGATACCGGACCGGCGTTCGCGGCCGACCTCCGACAGTGGATCGACCGGGAGACACTCGAGGCGTACGCCTTCGCGCTGCCGTACCTCGCCATCTTCGCGGTGTTCCTCGTGTACCCCTTATTGAAAGGACTGTACATGAGCTTCTTCGAGTGGAACCTTCTGAACCCGGCGCAGTCGGAGTTCGTCGGCCTCCAGAACTACGCGACTCTGCTTCAGGACCCGATGTTCTGGCAGGCGCTCAAGAACACCACCTGGTTCGTCGTGCTGACGGTCCCGTTGCTGTTGCTCGTCAGCCTCGCGATGGCGCTGGGGATCAACCGCGGCGTGAAGGGTACGAAGGTGCTGAAGTTCTTCTACTTTGTCCCGTACGTCATGACCGTCTCTATCGTCGGGTTCCTCTGGCTGCAGCTGTACTCGGCAAACGGCGCTTTCACCCATCACGTCGGCTGGCTCGTGGGCAACGTCCTCGGCCAGGAAGCGTTCGCGATGCCCGCACTGGCCCTGGTGACCGTCTGGTGGCAGGCCGGCTTCTATTTCGCAATCCTGCTGGCGGGCAGACAGGGCGTCTCCGAGCGCCTCTATGAGGCCGCCCAACTCGACGGTGCTGGTCCTCTCCGGCAGTTCAAGGACGTCACTCTCCCACAGATGCGCAACTCCATCATGTTCGTGCTGATCGCGGGAACCGTCTTCCAGTTCCGGGTGTTCGGCCAAGTCCAGACGATGACGACAGGCGGTCCGAACGGTTCGACCAATACCCTGGTGTACTACCTCTACCAGCTGGGCTTCCAGACGTTCGACCTTGGGTACGGCGCCGCCGTCGGCTACGTCATCCTGATTATCCTCGTTGGGGTCTCAATCATCAACTACTACCTCGTCGGCCAGGGGGTGGAGGGCTGA
- a CDS encoding extracellular solute-binding protein, with protein MSDNTNRTTESNTDRISRRAVLTTSAGALAAGLAGCTGDGNGGDGGSGSDGSDGGSGTTTGSTTDQQVEIEFWDYFGGTEDSEMKKLKNEFEERNPNITVNTQAVPFGDVPTKVVSAAASGNTPHVFTYWMSFSSYYEAKGILDPIDDYLSDGLNPYYDLVEPAATAGGNVVALPMDIHAMMLATNDTVLEEAGAPMQPTTHDEFVSAANAIQENTDKRPFFLQTANNSFAGFRVYYSLLRQQGGKMFEGEDGDLGQPVFHESDAGIAAAEFYDLVTGQRNWDNADDISDSNIRVNEFKNDQAGMGFIGNWTANNFQNEQNEFIDGLEFTYHQPWGFGGDTKSTFCESNGFFFPSNPDHTEAEKEARVKFVEYVTQNNPIWATKATHLPSTPEVATSDTVTSHPIYQKYEIVKTLQEMASNGQLTYQPRATIDLYAPEIGKSLSSIYAQNMEPQEALTQSANAISDRMS; from the coding sequence ATGTCAGATAATACCAACCGTACGACCGAATCGAACACTGATCGCATCTCGCGTCGCGCTGTCCTTACGACCAGTGCCGGAGCACTTGCGGCCGGACTCGCGGGCTGTACCGGTGACGGCAACGGCGGCGATGGAGGCAGTGGCAGTGATGGTAGCGACGGCGGCAGTGGCACGACCACGGGGAGCACAACCGACCAGCAGGTCGAAATCGAATTCTGGGACTACTTCGGCGGCACCGAGGATTCCGAGATGAAGAAGCTGAAAAACGAGTTTGAGGAACGGAATCCCAACATCACGGTCAACACGCAGGCGGTGCCGTTCGGCGACGTCCCAACAAAGGTCGTCTCGGCTGCGGCCTCAGGGAACACGCCGCACGTGTTCACCTACTGGATGTCGTTCTCGTCGTACTACGAAGCGAAGGGCATCCTGGACCCCATCGACGACTACCTGTCGGACGGGCTGAACCCGTACTACGACCTCGTCGAACCCGCTGCGACGGCCGGTGGCAACGTCGTTGCCCTGCCGATGGATATCCACGCGATGATGCTTGCGACCAACGACACGGTCCTTGAGGAGGCCGGCGCCCCCATGCAGCCGACGACCCACGACGAGTTCGTCAGTGCAGCCAACGCCATCCAAGAGAACACCGACAAGCGGCCGTTCTTCCTCCAGACTGCGAACAACAGTTTCGCCGGTTTCCGGGTCTACTACTCGCTGCTTCGCCAGCAGGGTGGCAAAATGTTCGAGGGCGAGGACGGCGACCTCGGCCAGCCAGTGTTCCATGAGAGCGACGCAGGGATAGCCGCCGCTGAATTCTACGACTTAGTGACCGGCCAGCGCAACTGGGACAACGCAGACGACATTTCGGACTCGAACATCCGCGTCAACGAGTTCAAGAACGACCAGGCAGGGATGGGGTTCATCGGCAACTGGACAGCCAATAACTTCCAGAACGAGCAAAACGAGTTTATCGACGGTCTGGAGTTTACCTACCACCAGCCCTGGGGTTTCGGCGGCGACACCAAGAGTACGTTCTGTGAGAGCAATGGCTTCTTTTTCCCATCGAACCCGGACCATACCGAGGCCGAGAAGGAGGCGCGGGTGAAGTTCGTCGAGTACGTCACCCAGAACAACCCAATCTGGGCGACGAAGGCGACCCACCTCCCCTCGACGCCAGAGGTGGCGACCTCGGACACGGTGACCAGCCACCCGATCTACCAGAAGTACGAGATTGTCAAGACGCTCCAAGAGATGGCGAGCAATGGTCAGCTCACCTACCAGCCACGGGCGACGATCGACCTGTACGCACCCGAGATCGGGAAGTCACTGTCGTCGATCTACGCTCAGAACATGGAACCCCAGGAGGCGCTCACCCAGTCGGCCAACGCCATCAGCGACAGGATGAGCTAG
- a CDS encoding ABC transporter ATP-binding protein, whose translation MSRIMIENVRKEYDDDSGIIRAVDDVTLTVNDGEFLTIVGPSGSGKSTLLRMIAGLEDITDGEIRIGEQVVNNVAPQDRGVAMVFQNYALYPHMSVRKNMSYGLKLTTDLSKGAIEQRVEETAEMMGIEDLLEKKPNNLSGGQQQRVATGRAIVRQPEVFLFDEPLSNLDAKLRLHMRTELQRIQEDLETTSVYVTHDQTEAMTMSDRIVVLNDGEIQQVGTPREVYAEPANRFVADFIGSPSMNFFGVTLNNDRLVADAFSYTVSDEIATRIRRRSTGDSLVLGIRPEHVAVGTGEDDVTATLDVLEHEGSDNYLYLSSGDTEWTVRVDGSTNFRSGEEVAFTLPEEHVHVFDDMTDENLLTEDETGVTGSEEASAIKS comes from the coding sequence ATGAGTAGGATAATGATCGAAAATGTACGAAAGGAGTACGACGACGACTCTGGGATCATCCGGGCCGTCGATGATGTAACCCTTACCGTCAACGACGGCGAGTTTCTCACGATCGTCGGCCCATCCGGCTCAGGGAAGTCGACGTTGCTCCGGATGATCGCCGGCCTGGAGGACATCACGGACGGCGAGATCCGCATCGGCGAACAGGTGGTGAACAACGTCGCACCACAGGATCGCGGCGTGGCGATGGTGTTCCAGAACTACGCGCTGTACCCTCACATGTCCGTCCGGAAGAACATGTCCTACGGACTGAAGCTCACGACGGACCTCTCGAAGGGAGCAATCGAACAGCGAGTTGAAGAGACTGCGGAGATGATGGGAATTGAGGATCTGCTAGAAAAGAAGCCTAACAACCTCTCGGGCGGCCAGCAGCAACGCGTCGCCACGGGACGTGCCATCGTCCGCCAGCCTGAAGTGTTCCTGTTCGACGAACCGCTGTCGAACCTCGATGCGAAGCTCAGGCTCCACATGCGGACCGAACTCCAGCGTATTCAGGAAGACCTGGAGACGACCTCGGTGTACGTCACTCACGACCAGACCGAGGCGATGACGATGTCCGACCGGATCGTCGTCCTCAACGACGGCGAAATCCAGCAGGTCGGCACACCCCGCGAAGTGTATGCAGAACCGGCCAACCGGTTCGTCGCTGATTTCATCGGCTCGCCGTCGATGAACTTCTTCGGCGTCACACTAAATAATGACCGACTGGTTGCTGACGCGTTCAGCTATACTGTTTCGGATGAGATAGCAACCCGTATCCGCCGGCGTTCGACGGGCGACTCCCTCGTGCTCGGGATCCGTCCCGAACACGTTGCAGTCGGCACTGGCGAAGACGATGTCACTGCGACACTCGATGTCCTTGAACACGAAGGGAGCGACAACTACCTCTATCTCTCGTCCGGCGACACGGAATGGACGGTCCGCGTCGACGGGAGTACCAACTTCAGATCGGGAGAGGAAGTCGCGTTCACGCTTCCTGAGGAACACGTCCACGTTTTCGACGACATGACCGACGAGAACCTTCTCACCGAGGATGAAACCGGCGTCACGGGGTCAGAGGAGGCGTCAGCAATCAAATCCTGA